Sequence from the Panicum virgatum strain AP13 chromosome 5N, P.virgatum_v5, whole genome shotgun sequence genome:
CATCATTCGCGAAAAAAATGACATCCATCACTCGAGCGAACGGCGAACAATAGCTCATCCTTTTGAGAATCACGGAGGGAGACCCAAATAATATTGATAAACCACTAGCTAGTGACCATATAATGGGATGCGACATGTCTTGTGGTTGAGGACTACAATTTGAATTCTATTACTATAGTTGCATGTAATCATTTGCTATATAATAGTGTTGGCATTTGTCTTTTTTACTTTGTCAACCATAATTTGAGTTCCATCAACTAAATATTATGTGTCTTACAAACTATAAATTTAGGGCTTGTTTGGTTCCCGCCACACATCGCCACGGCTATAGTACCCACGCCACGCTACAACTCCGCCACAAAACAGTCAACAGCAGTGGGAGCGGATGCTGTGGCGCTAATTTTTACCACCACAGTGGCTCGCCATGGCCACACCCGTGGCGTGGCGTGTTGTGGCTGGGAGCTAAACACGCCCTTGTAGATCCTGCTCTTGACACCACGAGAGGTATGATTTATTTATAAAcggtaattttattttttttctaataacATAATAATGGTAATCAACTGCGTGTTTCAACCAGATACAAAATTAAGGCGCGTAAAACGTTTTGGTTGAGGTTCAATAGCAGTATTCGCTGAAAGGGCTAGCGTATTACGCCTTCGTGAAGAAGAAACGCTAAACAGGAGTCCGTCTTACCTCTCGACCCAGCCCAAGCCCGCGAAAAAGCAGGAAAGAAAGACCCGATacccactcgccgccgccgccgcggaatttCCCCGCGCGCGCCGTCGGTAAGCTCCGCCTTCCCCGAATGGAGAATACCCTCTTGGTTCTCGCTCGCCCCGAGGCTTCGCCGCCCTTCCACGCTAGTTGCTCGCGGCAACGACTCGGGTGGAAAATCCGATTAGAACTTCAGAAGATAGTTTCCGTTCCCCTTAGAATTGTGCCCCGTAGGTGAGGGGTGAGAAGAATGCTAAGCTGCGAGTCGCTCATGGTTCTAGAAACTTATAGCGTGGGTTAGATTGAGGGAAGTCTAGGGTTTCGAACAGTCTCGATGTTGGCGGTGCTTAGGGAGCTAGGACCAAGAAAGCAGATTCTAGCCTAATTGTTTACTGATACTCGATCCTCTGTGTTGATTTCCATTCGAAGGTTGAGTGTATATGCTTTGGTGTGCCATGGCTTGCCTCGTGATTCTTGCTCTATGATTGCTAAAACTAAATGCGGGAGCTGACCTCAAATTGGGGTGCACTCATGTATAGCAGGAACAATGGACAAATTTGTGCACGTTTACAGTGGTGGGGAGCTCGTGAAGGGGCCAAACGGGGTGGACTTTGGGAACCTTCCTGAAGAGGGTATATGGTTCGAGACGGCGCCCACATTCGGTGATCTGATTGACGCTGTGCACAAGAAGCTTGGTTGGCGACAAGAGACACACAACATCCGTGCGCAGGGAAGGATGAATGTTGGTGCGGGTGCTCATCGGCACTTCATCATGGTTCCTATCAATGATGAGATGTCCTGGAGTAGCTATGTCAAGGCAGTTTTCAATGGGACTGAGTGGAATTGTCTGGAGATTTACGTTCAAGCAGAAACACATTCCCCTGCAGAGGTCATTTCCTCAGAGCCAGCACTAATGGCTATTGAACCAGCGGATGTGCAATACCAAAATGCCCAACCTCAACATCCAGGACGGGGTTCTTTTGATATTTCTTTGGTGTCGACTGCTAGTCCACCAAATCAGCATTCTCGACATGGTCGATTGCAAAAACCTAGAAAGCGCACCAGGGCGTGTGCAAACAATGGTGGACGGGTTGGTGCAGAAGTTCAGTCTGGTCAAGATCAGAATGGGGCTTCAGAGACAGTTGATACAACTACCTATACTTTAATTGGGTTGTTTGATGCTGATCATCGTGCTCGAGCTCTAGCATCTGGGCAGGTATATCGAAGAAAGCTTATAGCATTTATGTTGTAAATTATTTTCGTCTAATAACAAACCACTGATACCAATAATTCATTGTTTGGGGCAGAATCTAACTGAGCTCAACCCACGTACCCGTGAGCCTCTCCGGTTTGACAAGCGGTATGAACATTACCTTAGGCAGGCTGGGCTGATGGGGCTGGTGAACATCTGTAAGGCTGGGCTACCCTCCATTGATCGTGCGCTTGTCTCTGCACTAGTTGATAGGTGGAGACCTGAGACCCACACCTTTCACATGCCCTGTGGTGAGGTCACAATCACACTACAGGATGTTGCAATGATTCTTGGACTTCCTATTTCTGGCCGTGCTGTCACTGTAAACGCAACAGAGTCTCAGAATGAATTGGTTGAGCGATACCTTGGGAAGTCACCACCTCCACTGGATAGGCCCCGCCCAGGGCTGAGGGTTTCATGGGTCAGGGCTGAGTTTAATAACTGTCCAGAAGATGCTGATGAAGAAACTGTCAAACAGCATGCTAGGGCATACATCCTTAGCCTGATTAGTGGAGTACTGTTTCCTGATGCATCTGGTGATCTGTACACCTTCTATCCATTTCCGCTGATTGCTGATCTTGATAATATCGGTTCATACAGTTGGGGTTCTGCTACTCTGGCATACCTCTACAGGTCAATGTGTGCTGCTTGCAGGAGGCAGTCGGATCAAAGTAATCTGACTGGTTGTCTTCTGCTCTTGCAACTTTGGTCATGGGAGCGTTTTCCAATTGGCAGGCCTGATATGGTCAAGCTGAAATACCCAAATGTAGAGGAGCTAGAGGATGAAAGGGATAGACCCACAGTTGGTCTCAGATGGGTTGTGGGTATGTGTACGCGTCGTGCAGCTCCAGCACGTTGCTATGAGCACTTCACAAATGAGTTTGACTTGCTAACAGATGACCAGGTTGTGTGGTGCCCATATAGGGAGGAAAGAGTGAAGGAACTGCAGCTTGCCCCAATATGTACCCAGGATTCTCATTTATGGTTAACACAGGCACCTCTAATTTATTTCTATATGGTGGAGGTTTACACACCTGAGAGAGTGATGCACCAATTTGGTCTCTATCAGAGCTGCCCACCTCCATTACGGGACACTAGTGTGGAACTTCATTGGTAGGATCTAAGACAATCTTGTTAGAAAATATTTTCTCCTGCATTCATTGCATGGTTGTGTTACTTCTATTGAGTTATAGATCATTTACCAATTGTCAGTAGGCAGCAGCTGATCCAGGAGTTTCTGATGATTTTTTATCTGTTCAGGTGTCGTCGTGGAAGAGTTCATAATGATTGGGCACAGAAGCATAAGTCTTTTGTGGATACTTGGGAAACAAAGGAGCGACATGTTATCATGGAAGACCGACCATACAACCATGATAACTACATGGATTATTTGAGGTGGTATAAACGATCTACACGCACCCGCCTCTGCACACCAAGGGGAATTAGTAATGGGCACAAGGGTGCGACACCTGGGGGAAGTGTGATTGCTGATTCTGAAGACCCTTTTCATGCTTCTCAGCTTCGGTACACTCCCAGGGCCCATTTGATCCATTCAGTGGTAAGACATCCTACTTGTAAGATATGATATTGTTCAAGATgaaatttcttttaaaaaataattgtgCTGGAGCTTCGTGTATAATGCTTATGTATCCATCTTTTGTCCCAGAACGACAAACTCACTATCCTGGCAAAAGATGCAGCTGCTCAAAAAGGATGCCCCAGAGGTCAATGTCATGCATTTATTGAAAGGGTCACAAGAACATGCGTAGATATTAGGGAACTTGGTGGATCGTTGCTTTGTGACATTGCTGATGTGATTGGTTCATCAACGACACCAACAACTGAAGATGGACTGGAGATGGAGAACCAGATGGATAAGGAGGGAGACATAAATCAT
This genomic interval carries:
- the LOC120675188 gene encoding uncharacterized protein LOC120675188, which encodes MDKFVHVYSGGELVKGPNGVDFGNLPEEGIWFETAPTFGDLIDAVHKKLGWRQETHNIRAQGRMNVGAGAHRHFIMVPINDEMSWSSYVKAVFNGTEWNCLEIYVQAETHSPAEVISSEPALMAIEPADVQYQNAQPQHPGRGSFDISLVSTASPPNQHSRHGRLQKPRKRTRACANNGGRVGAEVQSGQDQNGASETVDTTTYTLIGLFDADHRARALASGQNLTELNPRTREPLRFDKRYEHYLRQAGLMGLVNICKAGLPSIDRALVSALVDRWRPETHTFHMPCGEVTITLQDVAMILGLPISGRAVTVNATESQNELVERYLGKSPPPLDRPRPGLRVSWVRAEFNNCPEDADEETVKQHARAYILSLISGVLFPDASGDLYTFYPFPLIADLDNIGSYSWGSATLAYLYRSMCAACRRQSDQSNLTGCLLLLQLWSWERFPIGRPDMVKLKYPNVEELEDERDRPTVGLRWVVGMCTRRAAPARCYEHFTNEFDLLTDDQVVWCPYREERVKELQLAPICTQDSHLWLTQAPLIYFYMVEVYTPERVMHQFGLYQSCPPPLRDTSVELHWCRRGRVHNDWAQKHKSFVDTWETKERHVIMEDRPYNHDNYMDYLRWYKRSTRTRLCTPRGISNGHKGATPGGSVIADSEDPFHASQLRYTPRAHLIHSVNDKLTILAKDAAAQKGCPRGQCHAFIERVTRTCVDIRELGGSLLCDIADVIGSSTTPTTEDGLEMENQMDKEGDINHSMVPDQDIEAGPQLEKQSESQDGHKQAKRTIPSSSLGKRKMSRSVPR